A section of the Sulfitobacter sp. S190 genome encodes:
- a CDS encoding TIR domain-containing protein: MVGVWGTIPKPVAKRRVFFSFHYQNDVWKVNQVRQSWRRDKEQSREAEGFYDASIWERSKLTGPDALKRLIRDGMQNTSVTCVLVGEETYARRWVRYELARSVVKGNGLLGVRIHLMGDRNGLASPQGPNPLDYMGVYFTNGAVRLAEQRNGKWGKYSDYTQSVELPPTWRKPHDNNVIKLSSYAGLYCYRSQRGSENFASWVRQAAADVGR, encoded by the coding sequence ATGGTTGGTGTCTGGGGAACAATTCCGAAACCGGTTGCGAAGCGTAGAGTTTTTTTCTCGTTTCACTACCAGAACGACGTTTGGAAAGTGAATCAAGTTCGTCAATCGTGGCGGCGCGACAAAGAGCAGTCGCGAGAGGCAGAGGGCTTCTATGATGCGAGCATCTGGGAGCGCTCAAAACTGACGGGCCCAGACGCCTTGAAGCGCCTCATTAGAGACGGGATGCAAAACACCTCTGTTACATGCGTTTTGGTCGGAGAGGAAACATACGCACGACGGTGGGTACGCTACGAGTTGGCAAGGTCGGTGGTTAAGGGTAACGGTCTTTTGGGAGTGAGAATCCACTTAATGGGTGATCGCAATGGACTTGCTTCACCACAAGGACCGAACCCTCTCGACTACATGGGCGTCTACTTTACCAACGGCGCCGTCCGTCTCGCTGAACAAAGGAACGGGAAGTGGGGGAAATACTCCGACTACACCCAATCCGTCGAGTTGCCACCGACGTGGCGTAAGCCCCACGACAACAACGTAATCAAACTCTCTAGCTATGCCGGGTTGTATTGCTATCGGTCTCAGAGAGGCAGTGAGAACTTTGCGTCATGGGTTCGACAAGCGGCCGCCGACGTGGGGAGGTAA
- a CDS encoding toll/interleukin-1 receptor domain-containing protein → MIEQSSIRAYAGRSEVRKSERIVEEARQAGKQTAFLSHSHKDADLAKGLQGYLQAQGWKVYIDWEDTSMPAKPSRETADKIKQRIKRLDWFLYLATANSASSRWCPWEIGYADGVKGINRIVVIPTRDSAGRSYGNEYLDLYKRVSTADVGGLGIFGPNNRGTLFENVAP, encoded by the coding sequence ATGATCGAGCAATCATCAATAAGAGCTTATGCAGGACGATCTGAAGTACGAAAATCAGAACGGATTGTCGAGGAGGCCCGGCAAGCTGGCAAGCAGACAGCGTTCCTATCCCACAGCCATAAAGATGCCGACCTTGCCAAAGGACTTCAGGGCTACCTTCAGGCACAGGGTTGGAAAGTCTACATTGATTGGGAAGATACCTCGATGCCAGCCAAACCGAGCCGCGAAACTGCAGACAAGATTAAACAACGAATAAAGAGGCTTGACTGGTTCCTATACCTAGCAACGGCAAACTCTGCATCTAGCCGGTGGTGCCCTTGGGAAATCGGTTACGCAGATGGTGTCAAAGGGATCAACCGGATTGTCGTCATACCGACGCGTGACAGCGCTGGCCGAAGTTATGGAAACGAGTATCTCGATCTGTACAAGCGTGTTTCCACGGCCGATGTCGGGGGTTTAGGCATTTTTGGCCCGAACAATCGCGGTACGCTCTTCGAGAATGTAGCTCCCTAA